CGTAGTCGTAAAGCGGATTTAGATGCGCAATGCGAACTGATGCGGCAGAAAGATTATCTGGAAAAGACCATTGAGTCCCTGAAGAAGCAAGTACTGCAAGATACGTCTCCCGGTGATAAAGGTTCGAAAAGGATGACGGAGGACAATAGTACGCTCATTGTGGAGGTAAACGCTCTGAGAGGGCAGCTAAAAGAAGCGCGAAAGCATATTTTACACATGGAGAGTCTTCTGGATTTAAAACAAGAAAGCACACAACCTGCAGATGCAAGAAAAAAGTTGGAGCAAGCTTATCAGGGATACGAAGAATTGCGGGAAAAATATACAACGCAAATACAGGGATATCAGCAGGTTATTTTAGCATTAAAGGAAGATGTTAAACGACTCTTAAGCAAAATTCCAAGTGAAGAgacagaaaaagagaagaaaccGTCCTAAATGAATTTGCGAGATCGTTTTCTCAGGTATGCGAGTTGAGCATCGTCAAAATAGCTTTAATGGCAAGGTACTGTTTCAACATTTATACGCAATTAGTTTTAAATACGTTCccattatattttcttatatatgtaaacatttatacttatcaaaaaaaaagagcatcacattatttcattatagataaataaccTCACcctaagatatataaaaaattaaaaattgaacttatttaaactatattttcttttgtactTGTACGAATAtatcattatgaaattaaaatgattgttatttatatattcacgACCAATTATATTATCCAACtcttttaatcttaaataatattatgttaagAATACCTACGTTGTTCAAGTGAACAAGTTCATATAAATGCATCGACTTAAAGAATAAATGGAATGATGGCTTTACGATTCTTCGGATAATGCGAGAACTCCTTCTTGTATGCTCTATGCTTTCCCAATGCCCATACAGTCATTTGATACGCACCGGCGAGCGCGAATAAACCAGCTAAAAATGAACATACAGAATTCATTAGCATGGTTTCATTTGCATTCAGTGTCAAAGatcaaaaatttgcataagtaattttttttctacatagGCATACCTGGAAGACATGAAGTCATTACAGTGAAACCAATCCAGCTACCTATTTCATATGTATAATTGGGACAGGAGACAAATTTAAAGAGCGCCGTGAAAGGATTGTCGGTCGGCATGGGGACCTTCCTGACTGTTGTGCCTGGTGGCCTTAGATTCCTCAGAGCCAAGTGAATGCTGAGATTGCCCAGTTCGCATAGCACAAATGTTCCTGCTCCAATGTAGACCTGGAGAGAGCTTGGAGCCGTATATAATGGATGATTTGTGTGATATGCCACATACATAGCAAAGAGCCAATAATATGAGcagtttttgaataaattacgcAGTGGCATCGTTGCATGACTAAAACGGTGAATAAATAAGGTCTCCAACAGACGTTTTGCATAATGCACTGTCCAACCAACTGCTGCCcaactgaaaaaaagaattgtttgttgcaaaaaagatatttaatatatcgcataatgtttatataagtAATCTCTGTAATCGGGTAATTTTTACAATCAgttgtgaaattaattaaaagacaaaaactTACTTTGCTACGTAATGAAAATTAGTGGTGTCAACATTTCCATAAAATAACCATGGACGTTGATATAACCAAAGATATACCACCAACGGTCCTGCATATTCCAGCAGAAATACAGTCTTCCAACCGATCTGAGGACCGAGATccttataatacaattttccaCCTGTTTTCAGTGACAAAGATTTAATTGTTTCCGAATCAGAAAGTGCTTTGCCCCTAGCTTCCAATCTCAGACTCTGTCTTTGGACATATGGagctttctttaaattatgcaattgcTGTTTGATCTCTCCTATCGTAGTGATCAGATTTACCTgtaagaaaatacaaattatatataataaaattctttttgctAAGTTTTACAGATTCTTTAGAAGAAAATCAAGAAAGAATCTGTCAAATTCCAACATTTCAGAATGTTCCAGTTGTATAGTTgtcagaattaattaatcgctatgaatagttatttatttaacactcACATTAATATTGGCCATCGGCTTTGAAGACTTTGCTGACAGGATTTCGAtctaagaaaaaagaaaaaaaaaacagataaatataCAGATTCTTGCATTACCAAATGTACAGATCTTTTACGCATATTAAACACAATATCGCGCGAAATTTTACCTCCATTTTTGCGATGTACACAGCTCTTTCCCGTAAAACACACTATTATCGTTACACACCACAATCACCCTTTGATCACACTTTTGCCACTGTCATCTCTCTCGATTTCGGTATTCGATGGAAATTCATGCGGCTGACGTTGCGCGGCGCCACATTTGCGTAATCACGTGACCCACGATGTTGTACTTTTCGTTGAGCAAGAGCATTCCATTCGCTTCTTGgtgaatttgcaaaatttgataACGAGATTGAAAAGTCGCGCTGATAATCCGCAAAGTTAagataaaaaagcaatatattttgacaagCATTTATTATACAACGCGTATACGATAACCGTAATTATCGCATGAAACTTCAAAGTCTCCACATGCAAATGAATTGCCTCGACTATCAATATGTGCGTTAATTCGATTTgcatagatttatttttgtagaatgACGCAGCTGTTTTTACGCAACACCTATAATCTGCCAATGcaagtttttttgttcgtTAAACGCTTaacatcatttatttaattatttaaataatttcttttgatacaatataatatgcaaacatgatttgtaatgtttaaaacgaagaatttcaattttatagattttgtaaataaaaattgtataatttatttctttagtgtttatttacaatacaTCACAATACattacaatacattttttaaactctCAATTGGCTCAATTAAGTCTCactatgttataaaatatgtagcaAAAATCATTTAATTCATCCAAACTAAAAGTCattctataaatttacataatttatttgcataatttacaCAAAAGACGAAACTTTGGACTTCCTTGAATATTAATCCCACATTTAGTCACAAATTTGCTAAAAACGTGAAACATATTACAATTGCACTGTATAGATAGATATTCAAGTCAAATTGCAATCAATAATCTTAagtaatttttagattatacctacatttaaaattacggTAATTATagtaacattttattgttaaaaaccGAGTAAAATGAGTTTTGAGTTGcgttgtattaattacaacacaattttgaaaaatgcatGTGGTGGAATATCTAATTACTTTTACTCGACTAATAAGAATATTGTACTGCGTTTAAGTGTTTTGATCGCGGGGGTGACACTCCCGAGTTTTTTCCGGCCAGGTTTTgtctcattaaaaatattaatccgcTTGGTGGCGCATAAATCGATCCGCATCGTTCATTTGTATTtccgaagaaaaataaaaatattttgaacacaatacattattatatataagttagAAATTAAATAGTCGCGTGAACGCAATCGACGGATGCGGATTGGAATTAGCGCCTCTTGCTGGATTTTCTGGGCGAACAGACATTCAAGGGGACACGTAAAAGCATAGCGAAGCATAGGCAGTGTCACACCCCCGTGGTTTAtgtgttttgataaaaaacatattctaTTGTAAATGCAGTTTCTCACGCAGTGGAcgttatcaataataaataatcacgGTACCTACAATACCCAGCAAACACcaagttacagttatataattgttagttgtaatttcccactcaataatataattgttatataacacgtgtattatataacagttatattgttgagtgggaaattacaactaacaattatataactgtaacttgGTGTTTGCTGGGTAACGGCTTATTATCGATCAGATTAATGCTATCTAATTCTCCCATATTTTTTGCAGGTGGCGCATTCAGCTATATTACGCACGTTCTTATCCGTAAGTTCCCAGACAGCAGAATCTCCAGAAAGAGTTCAAAAAGTATTCTCTTTTTTGAATTCTTTATGATCTGCTAAaatgattacaaaaaattgtctaaaaGTGCTCTTTTCTGAGTTCTTTAACAGTAAATCAAAAAGAGCTTACTATGAACTTATATTTCTAACACAAAATAGTTCTTCATAATCAGctcattttgatataatatgatgcgtgaaaataaaaaatacgcaTCACCCAACCTGACTCGACTGGATTCTTGTTTGGTCATCCATATATTGTTCGTCGATTATtctctttgttatttatatttacccACAAAGTATTTTCCAAGTCTCGCAGTTCGCAGTGCATAAAAAACACGCAGTGTGTGAAATTGTTCCTGGTACAACGATCTCTGACGCAATTTTtcacatgtaattttttgaggTATATTTGTTCCCagtaaacgagaaattattaaaagttcagaaataggattgaaaattattgagaagaattaaataaaattcagcatcattgtaaataaattcttctcaataattttcaatcctatttctgaactttcaataatttctcgaTTACTAGGTTATATGCATAAAAAGCTCTTTATGATGAAATCAAAATGAGCTCAGAAGTCGACGCATCCGAGTACATTATGAGCACGTTCTAATCACCTTCTGATCTAAATTTATCAActcagaaaaatttttggaactcTTTAAGAGTATTATATGAGGTCATCATGCTGTCTGGGTTGTgacaatatacataaaaactACAAATCTAATAAGAATTGCGGAAAAATGTTAAGAACCTTTGAAACTATGACGACATATTATTCTGATATTACAGATTCAAACATTTTTGGATAAGATTTATCGTATATGAATCTCTTCGATATTGAAGTATgtatacgaaaaacaaataataaatagaaagtgGCAATTTTGTTACAGAtcgattataataaaaaatattaaacattggTGGTTTTATAGGAACAAAATCGAATCGTGCCATTAAagtcgtaataaaataaataatacagttTGACGTCATCGCGATGGTTCTCCTTAAATCACTCCCGTGGCTTTCCTGTACTGACCGAAGTGTTCCAGATATTGGTGTATTGTGTCCATCGGCTGATATATTTCGTTCATCCGGTTctgcaaaataaatgtaaatttgaataatttaattcttcattttttatcgaaataaacttaacatgcgtgcgtgcgtaggctatgatataataaatattgaggATTTCCTACAATTAGAAAATggtaattgcaaaaaaatatactatcgtataattatgcattttataatataattgttaatgataaataaatgtaccTGGAGATATTGGGGTGCCTGATTCGATACGGCCGAGCCAAGGAATCCTTGTAGAAATTCACGCATGAGATCCCAGGAATTCGCCGGCACGAGACATGGTCTATACTCGACCTTGAGatgtgcaaataaaatatcacagGATTATCGGATGCGTTGCGTAAATCGTAATATACGCGAAATAGAGCACGTGAGATTCGGTAATATTTGTCGGAGAGAACGGCGGCGGGTATTGCGCGGCCCGGCAGGCAGCAGACAGACGAAGCTTCACGATCCGAAGATCGAATATCCCGCGACAAGGACCTTATACATTTCTCGCATAATCCGGCTTACGGTGTGTTTTGATGGTGTCGGAGCGGGCGTGGGAGGAAACAAGCGGATATATAATCGGGAACTCGCGCAACAAACTTCGACAGACAACTCGCGCAGGCTGGAAAATGACGCGCTTATAATAATCCGCTTTAATCCGGATGAAACTATCGCATAAGTATATTGGTATAAGTAAGCAGTGCACGAGAAGCTCGTCGTCTCTGAATAAATAACGCGCGTCACGATGAAGAGTTTTCGAGGATAAAAACGTCAATTTctgaaaatgtcaaaaattcgTTTTCGCACGTCAATGGTTACTATCGGCCATTTGGAAAATCCGACGAGAGATCATGTCTGGATGTGTCAGAATCGGATGGAAGATATATACGATGATAGCGATGTCGAGATATCTAGACGTCAGTCTCTCTCTATCGTGTTTTCAATTCTTTCCCtctcttccttctttcctttctcctcctcttctctctctctctctctctctctctctctctatatatatatatatatatatatatacatataactcACCgagagatatataatatataaattatatttccatcagTCTTACAGCCGTCTATGTTGAGAAAGTTCGTCTAAAAGTTAATATTGCTCTGCTGCAAGATTGGTACTTTGGCCGAGTAATTCGATAAGCGGAATGAAACTAGAAAAATAGAAGTGAAAGATTcacggagagaaagaaagagaaggaaaaggaatgggaaagagagagagagagaatgagctGATAGCTAAGTATTCCTCGactgttacaaaaaaatttgctgaataattttacattttaagatCCAATCCTACAAATCTTCAGATAAACGAGAACTTTTTCGcgtagtttttattttttacagtttataaaagaaataatgctGTTAACCCAGTAAATACTaatcaacaataacataacatcaatgttataatttcctacgcaataatataattcttacgTACAAGACATGTTATACTCGTATTGCAATAACGTTGAGCAGGAAATTGTAACATTCATGTTACgttattgtttttatagaGTATTTATAATGGAAAAATGAGATTGGCCACATATCAATTGTAATTTCCTTGGAAATACATTCATCAGAAGaaataatcgtaaaaacaattcgaataattataaatgataaatttggatattattaattataaatgtgttagaaaaatgataaacatGTCTTTTTGCAAGTCAATATTATACGTTCAGTTCAAGATTGGAAATTTCCGCCCTTTCAAACTGGGTCATCGGTGCCCAACCGCAACGGTTGCATCATATGTTCGACACGCGCTGATAAGTGATTGCAGTTAAGTGCAAGAGTCGCGGCGGCGAATAAGAGAGCGGAAGGAAGGAAGCGCTCACGGCGGGAAGCCGTACGGAAAAGTGTTCCGAGGGGGAGGGGCCGACGAGGTGGGTGCGAGATTTAACGCGCGGGGCATTCTCCATTGAAATTAATGGCAGAGTCGGGGGTTATCGTGAAGTATTTGACGTCGTGGCTGCTGTACAAACGGCGCAGTTACCAATACGAATGGCCGCCGGAGCATTTAAAGCCGGTGTCGAGTATGTGTGTACACGCGGGGGTGTGTGTACGTGGTGCGCGACTGGATGAATCTGTTGGAGGCTGCCGGAAGATATACCGGAAGCCGCATCGTTGAGAAATAACCGCGCGGAACGGGAGCGTCGAggtggaaaagaaaaaggggGAAACAGCTTGAGGTCTTCCGCGATTCTtcgaattttgatataaagacGACGTCTGAATATTGTTTGTTGCCAATCGCGattaacaaaaacaaacaATTGTTTCAATGATAACacaatttgtacaattataaaCGATGACATGTGatgagaaaataaagttattcgGATAAACAGAATTTGTTCAAACATATTGGAAGTTAATTGAATAAGTTATATTGTACTTTTAGAACACTGCGGTTCTCGCAAGTATGCTTAAGTGTGCAATAAGCCACGAAGCATCGGTAAacgacaaattattatataatgtccTTTCGCGGTGCGTAGTGTGTACTTTGTATGTTTACAGGTGCGCGACAGTGCATCATGAGTGCGGCATTTCAATATTCACGTAATTGTGCGTACAAATGCATGTACGAAATCTTGGCGTGCATTCATAATTACATCCGCATTTGTATTCATTTGTTTCCCCAagcttatattttaaacgtgtaagaataaaatttgaatccGATTACTTTCTTACAAGCCGATTAGCCAGCAAGGAGGAAATTGAGAATAGATGAGATCCAAAATTGATatcaaaatagaataattaagataGCGAAGATAAGCGCGAAGTACTGAGAAATTGTTGGAAATTATACGACAGTGATGAAGCGACGGCGGGATTTATCGTTGGCGTTCGGACTTAATTACGCGATTATTCGCGTGTACTCTTGATCAGTGGTGATGGTATACCGGGCATGAAATATCTCGGGCGTGCCGGATTTGACACGCGAGACACGTATTCGCCGCATGCGGCGCGATACGAAGGGGTGCGTGGCGTCCACGTTCCGCCCCTAAGCATATCTATAACCATATGCGATTTGCGTGTGTACCGTGGAGCCTCGTGACCGAGCTATCAATCGATAATGCGCATTCGTCGGCGTGATTGGCAAGGGGCACCGGAAGTAGCGCACGGACTATACTTCCTAACCGCAAGAATTACAGTTGCAGGGTTTGGAAATTCGGGACTGGCGTTGATTTGCTTGGTTTCCCAAATTGTCAAATgctgaaaaataatctttcacGACGACTGAAAAGTAAACGTGAAATATTGGTCGAACGCGAAAAATGATATTCCTACACgtt
The nucleotide sequence above comes from Linepithema humile isolate Giens D197 chromosome 4, Lhum_UNIL_v1.0, whole genome shotgun sequence. Encoded proteins:
- the Sc2 gene encoding very-long-chain enoyl-CoA reductase, whose product is MEIEILSAKSSKPMANINVNLITTIGEIKQQLHNLKKAPYVQRQSLRLEARGKALSDSETIKSLSLKTGGKLYYKDLGPQIGWKTVFLLEYAGPLVVYLWLYQRPWLFYGNVDTTNFHYVANWAAVGWTVHYAKRLLETLFIHRFSHATMPLRNLFKNCSYYWLFAMYVAYHTNHPLYTAPSSLQVYIGAGTFVLCELGNLSIHLALRNLRPPGTTVRKVPMPTDNPFTALFKFVSCPNYTYEIGSWIGFTVMTSCLPAGLFALAGAYQMTVWALGKHRAYKKEFSHYPKNRKAIIPFIL